The [Bacillus] selenitireducens MLS10 genome includes a region encoding these proteins:
- a CDS encoding EscU/YscU/HrcU family type III secretion system export apparatus switch protein: MMISKHFNHVNRRKVNGPTAAVIRYDETNGDDPKIVASGKGYIAERILELAKENHIHMEEDSLLLENLIDMDLGENIPPQLYAVIAEILLMIEEIERNY, encoded by the coding sequence ATGATGATCTCCAAACACTTCAATCATGTTAACCGAAGAAAAGTGAATGGCCCGACAGCCGCCGTCATTCGCTATGACGAAACGAATGGCGACGATCCGAAGATCGTCGCTTCAGGCAAGGGGTACATCGCGGAGCGGATCCTCGAGCTTGCGAAGGAAAATCATATTCACATGGAAGAGGATTCACTCCTTCTTGAGAACCTGATTGATATGGATCTCGGTGAGAATATTCCCCCACAGCTCTATGCGGTCATTGCAGAAATCTTACTGATGATCGAAGAAATTGAAAGAAATTATTAA
- a CDS encoding DNA polymerase IV — protein MTKSRIIFHVDMNSFYASVEAAYDPSLRGKPLAIAGNAKERRGIVVTASYEARAKGVKPPMPLWEAEKACPGLLVRPPDFDRYRTMSRKMFEILYSYTPLVEPVSIDEGYMDVTNVHFEGTHGLELAKIIQDHIYHDLHLPSSIGVAPNKFLAKMASDMKKPMGITVLRKREVPDILWPLRAVEMHGVGEKTADKLSRLGLFTIEDLAKADPFFLTEKFGVAGKRMHEKANGIDFRPVDPESIHDFKSIGNSTTLPKDTANRQDITRILRNLSDSVSRRLKKKDVYAGNIQLTIRYHDRKTITRSKKLSYPVDGTDDIYDQAKQLFHDYWNGRSVRLLGVTGMDLVEKGHAVKPLDLFNYEEDVKKERLQSMIGEIRGKFGEHALLRGTQIGDETASDQLRDQKGRGTSLEKDFLRGTIGKDVEDDDEE, from the coding sequence GTGACAAAAAGCCGAATTATTTTCCACGTGGATATGAACAGTTTTTATGCATCGGTAGAGGCCGCATATGACCCCTCTCTCAGGGGAAAACCGCTTGCGATTGCAGGTAATGCGAAAGAACGGAGGGGAATTGTCGTCACGGCAAGCTATGAGGCTCGTGCAAAAGGAGTCAAGCCGCCGATGCCATTATGGGAAGCGGAGAAAGCATGTCCCGGATTACTCGTCAGGCCTCCGGATTTTGACCGCTACCGGACGATGTCCCGCAAGATGTTTGAGATCCTGTATTCCTACACCCCTCTTGTAGAGCCTGTTTCAATCGATGAGGGGTATATGGACGTGACGAATGTTCATTTTGAGGGCACGCATGGACTTGAACTCGCAAAAATCATTCAGGATCATATTTATCATGATCTGCATCTGCCGTCGAGTATAGGAGTGGCACCTAATAAGTTCCTTGCAAAGATGGCGAGTGATATGAAGAAGCCGATGGGGATCACGGTCCTCAGAAAGCGGGAAGTACCCGATATTCTCTGGCCGCTTCGGGCAGTGGAGATGCACGGTGTCGGAGAAAAAACAGCGGATAAACTGAGCCGCCTCGGTCTCTTTACGATTGAAGACCTGGCGAAAGCCGATCCATTCTTCCTGACGGAGAAATTTGGCGTAGCGGGGAAACGGATGCACGAGAAAGCGAACGGGATTGATTTTCGTCCGGTCGATCCGGAATCGATCCATGATTTTAAGAGCATTGGCAACTCCACCACGCTCCCGAAAGACACGGCCAACCGGCAGGACATTACCCGCATTCTTCGAAACCTGTCCGATTCCGTGAGCCGCCGTCTGAAGAAAAAAGACGTCTACGCAGGCAATATTCAGCTGACGATCCGTTATCATGACCGGAAAACGATAACGAGGTCGAAAAAGCTGTCCTACCCGGTTGATGGAACGGATGATATCTATGATCAGGCCAAACAGCTGTTTCATGACTATTGGAACGGCCGATCCGTCCGTCTTCTCGGTGTTACGGGGATGGATCTCGTGGAAAAGGGGCATGCTGTTAAACCGCTTGATCTCTTCAATTATGAGGAAGATGTCAAAAAAGAGCGCCTGCAGTCGATGATTGGGGAAATACGGGGAAAATTCGGGGAGCATGCATTATTGAGGGGCACACAAATCGGCGATGAAACCGCTTCTGATCAGCTTCGGGATCAGAAAGGACGGGGAACAAGCCTCGAGAAGGATTTTCTAAGGGGAACAATTGGCAAAGACGTTGAGGACGATGATGAGGAGTGA
- a CDS encoding MarR family winged helix-turn-helix transcriptional regulator translates to MNKEYEQHIFLNHIRAASKAVEDNWQRNAKEIGITAAEQHILWIVHSYESLSVSDIAKIGLWDRSTVMQVLKRMSAKELVDIHKDHYDRRRSFVRLTEKGKEKRVESSQYEFEFYQFLKTYFDDRTDLLAEMNAFFRAVNGHFHGQSFINWLDHSKEGELFQDERDREQGS, encoded by the coding sequence GTGAATAAAGAATACGAACAGCATATCTTTTTGAACCATATTCGTGCGGCATCCAAAGCCGTTGAAGATAACTGGCAGCGTAACGCCAAGGAAATCGGCATTACCGCAGCGGAACAGCATATTCTTTGGATCGTTCACTCTTACGAATCCCTCTCTGTCAGCGATATTGCCAAAATTGGCTTATGGGACCGTTCAACGGTGATGCAGGTGTTAAAGCGTATGAGTGCCAAAGAACTGGTGGATATTCATAAAGATCATTATGACCGACGGCGGTCCTTTGTGAGACTGACGGAAAAGGGAAAGGAAAAACGGGTGGAATCCAGTCAGTATGAGTTTGAGTTTTATCAGTTTTTAAAAACGTATTTCGATGACCGAACGGATCTTCTTGCGGAGATGAACGCTTTTTTCCGTGCTGTGAACGGTCACTTTCACGGGCAGTCATTCATCAACTGGCTCGATCATTCAAAAGAAGGTGAGCTGTTTCAAGATGAACGGGATCGTGAACAGGGGTCGTAA
- a CDS encoding M20/M25/M40 family metallo-hydrolase, giving the protein MINETRLINEFLELVQVDSETRYERKIADLLTEKLTALGLEVKEDDSMEETGHGAGNLLAVLPGDKALPVVYFTVHMDTVVPGKGVTPVRENGVISSDGTTVLGADDKAGLAALLEMVRVLKEQQIPHGTIQLVITVGEESGLVGSRALKRDDLIADFGFALDSDGKVGTIITAAPYQAKIHAIMKGKKAHAGVAPENGISAITMAGKAIATMPLGRIDHETTANIGWIEGGSQTNIVCDHAELFMEARSLVKEKLDSQLDAMTKALNEAASGMGGVAELQTEHIYPGFKHDENDPIVQLAKRAAVKTGREAVIRHSGGGSDANIISGLGIPTVNLGVGYEEIHTTGESIPEAELIQAGELVVAIVQEIVAEGKG; this is encoded by the coding sequence ATGATCAATGAAACCCGATTAATCAATGAATTTCTTGAACTTGTACAGGTCGACTCGGAGACCCGCTATGAGCGTAAAATAGCCGATCTGTTAACGGAAAAGCTGACAGCCCTCGGCCTTGAAGTTAAAGAAGACGATAGTATGGAAGAAACCGGACATGGCGCAGGGAACCTGCTTGCGGTGTTGCCAGGAGACAAGGCGCTGCCTGTTGTTTATTTTACGGTACATATGGATACGGTCGTGCCAGGGAAAGGAGTAACGCCGGTACGGGAAAACGGGGTCATCTCTTCTGATGGAACAACAGTCCTTGGGGCGGATGATAAGGCCGGACTCGCGGCACTTTTGGAAATGGTTCGAGTTTTGAAAGAACAACAGATCCCGCACGGCACGATTCAGCTCGTGATCACGGTTGGCGAAGAATCCGGACTGGTCGGCTCACGCGCTTTGAAACGGGACGATCTCATTGCCGATTTCGGATTCGCTCTCGACAGTGATGGTAAAGTGGGTACAATCATTACCGCAGCGCCCTATCAGGCGAAGATTCATGCCATCATGAAGGGGAAAAAAGCCCATGCGGGTGTGGCACCTGAAAATGGCATCTCGGCCATCACCATGGCTGGGAAAGCCATTGCAACTATGCCGCTTGGCCGGATTGATCACGAAACGACGGCAAATATCGGATGGATTGAGGGCGGTTCGCAGACGAATATCGTCTGTGATCATGCGGAACTGTTTATGGAGGCACGTTCTCTAGTGAAAGAAAAACTCGACAGTCAGCTTGATGCCATGACAAAGGCGCTCAATGAAGCAGCGAGCGGGATGGGTGGTGTCGCAGAGCTTCAGACGGAACATATTTATCCCGGTTTTAAGCACGACGAAAATGATCCGATCGTACAACTGGCAAAGCGTGCAGCCGTAAAAACAGGACGTGAGGCGGTCATTCGTCACAGCGGTGGCGGGAGTGATGCTAATATCATCTCCGGCCTCGGGATTCCGACAGTCAATCTAGGTGTTGGTTATGAAGAGATTCACACAACCGGTGAATCGATCCCGGAAGCGGAACTGATTCAGGCAGGCGAACTGGTTGTGGCAATCGTTCAGGAGATCGTTGCCGAGGGGAAAGGGTGA
- a CDS encoding acyl-CoA carboxylase subunit beta, translating into MDMYDKINELYDKRRKVELGGGDRRIDKQHDKGKLTARERIDLLLDEGSFTEIQGFVEHRFDEPGLEKGGAPGEGVVTGYGTIEGRRVFLFAQDFTVYGGALGEMHAKKIAYVMDLAVKTKAPFIGLNDSGGARIQEGVLSLDGYGHVFYRNAVYSGVIPQISVIMGPCAGGAVYSPAITDFVFMVEKTSQMFITGPKVIETVTGEAISSEALGGADVHSSKSGNAHFSAETEEEVLEQVRHLLTYLPSAQGQEPPVKKEPEETDDYLYDLLDHVPTDPAKPYDVRRVIREVMDKDSFLEVHQSFARNAVVGFARLDGHSIGIVANQPKVMAGGLDIDSSDKISRFIRFCDSFEIPIVTFEDVTGFFPGVKQEHGGIIRHGAKILYAYSEATVPKITVITRKAYGGAYVALNSKSIGADLVFAWPNAEIAVMGPHGAANIIFAKDIAEADDPEKMRAEKIDLYREKFANPYIAAANGMVDDVIDPRETRIRLINSFDMLRGKEESRPKKKHGNIPL; encoded by the coding sequence ATGGATATGTATGATAAGATCAATGAACTCTATGATAAGCGACGTAAGGTGGAACTTGGCGGGGGTGACCGCCGAATAGACAAACAGCACGACAAAGGGAAACTCACGGCGAGAGAACGGATCGATCTCTTACTTGATGAAGGAAGTTTTACGGAAATTCAGGGTTTTGTCGAACACCGATTTGACGAGCCGGGTCTTGAAAAAGGCGGTGCCCCGGGAGAAGGAGTGGTGACCGGCTACGGGACGATCGAAGGAAGGCGGGTGTTCCTGTTTGCCCAGGACTTCACCGTATATGGCGGTGCTCTTGGAGAGATGCATGCAAAAAAGATCGCGTATGTCATGGATTTGGCGGTAAAAACGAAAGCACCGTTTATCGGCCTGAACGATTCCGGCGGGGCACGCATTCAGGAAGGTGTACTTTCTCTTGACGGCTATGGTCATGTGTTTTACCGCAATGCGGTTTACTCGGGGGTCATCCCGCAGATTTCCGTCATCATGGGGCCGTGCGCCGGCGGAGCCGTTTACTCACCAGCGATCACGGATTTCGTGTTTATGGTGGAGAAAACGAGTCAGATGTTTATCACCGGACCGAAAGTGATTGAGACGGTCACCGGGGAGGCGATCTCCTCTGAAGCCCTCGGTGGCGCGGATGTGCACAGTTCGAAGAGCGGGAATGCCCACTTTTCCGCAGAGACTGAAGAGGAGGTCCTGGAACAGGTGCGCCATCTGCTTACGTATTTGCCATCTGCACAGGGACAGGAGCCACCGGTAAAAAAAGAACCTGAAGAAACGGATGATTATTTGTACGATCTTCTTGATCACGTACCGACAGATCCGGCCAAACCGTATGACGTCCGTCGTGTCATTCGTGAGGTGATGGATAAGGACAGTTTTCTTGAAGTGCATCAGTCGTTTGCACGAAACGCTGTGGTCGGGTTTGCGAGACTTGACGGACACAGTATCGGGATTGTCGCCAATCAGCCCAAAGTCATGGCAGGAGGACTTGATATTGACTCCTCTGATAAGATCAGCCGGTTCATCCGGTTTTGTGACAGCTTTGAAATCCCGATCGTGACCTTTGAAGACGTGACGGGCTTCTTTCCGGGCGTCAAACAGGAGCATGGCGGGATCATCCGTCACGGCGCAAAGATTCTCTATGCCTATTCGGAAGCAACGGTACCGAAGATCACGGTGATTACAAGAAAAGCCTACGGCGGGGCATACGTGGCCCTTAACAGTAAATCCATCGGTGCGGATCTTGTCTTTGCATGGCCGAATGCGGAAATTGCCGTCATGGGGCCGCACGGGGCAGCGAATATTATTTTTGCCAAGGATATAGCGGAAGCGGACGATCCTGAGAAGATGCGGGCAGAAAAGATTGATCTTTACAGAGAAAAATTCGCCAACCCCTATATCGCCGCAGCAAATGGCATGGTCGATGATGTGATCGATCCGCGTGAGACACGAATCCGTCTCATCAACAGTTTTGACATGCTTCGGGGTAAGGAAGAATCCCGCCCGAAGAAAAAACATGGAAATATCCCGTTATAA
- the mce gene encoding methylmalonyl-CoA epimerase produces the protein MEKIRVLIAKPGLDGHDRGALVISQALRDAGMEVIYTGLRQSPKQIVQAAVQEDVDVIGLSSLSGAHNVLFPKVMEELEKEEAEDILVFGGGVIPREDIKRLEQAGIRKIFTPGTSMAAITGFIETAVRENRGESETVLDPPGGIDHIGIAVRSIDEAAAFYDTHLHLSVEQVVEVADQGVKVAFINAGNVRIELLEPLNDDSPVARFLEKKGEGLHHMAFSVNRLEDRLMQLKKEGVPLINETPVDGAADHPIAFLHPKGSNGALIELVDTGSPEEDGEG, from the coding sequence ATGGAGAAAATACGGGTACTCATTGCAAAACCGGGACTCGACGGGCATGACCGTGGAGCACTTGTGATCAGTCAGGCTCTTCGCGATGCCGGGATGGAAGTGATCTATACCGGCTTAAGGCAATCGCCAAAGCAGATTGTGCAGGCAGCGGTGCAGGAAGATGTGGATGTCATCGGACTGTCCAGTCTGTCAGGGGCTCATAATGTGCTGTTCCCGAAAGTGATGGAAGAGCTTGAAAAGGAAGAAGCGGAAGATATTCTCGTATTTGGGGGTGGCGTCATTCCCCGTGAAGATATTAAAAGGCTTGAGCAAGCGGGAATTCGGAAGATTTTCACACCGGGCACAAGCATGGCTGCCATTACCGGTTTTATCGAGACAGCTGTTCGAGAAAACAGAGGAGAGAGCGAAACGGTCCTCGATCCGCCCGGTGGGATTGATCATATCGGCATCGCCGTCAGGTCCATTGATGAGGCTGCGGCTTTTTACGATACACACCTGCATCTTTCCGTTGAACAGGTGGTGGAAGTTGCGGATCAGGGGGTCAAAGTGGCGTTCATCAATGCGGGTAATGTCCGTATTGAGCTGCTCGAGCCCTTGAATGACGACAGTCCTGTTGCACGTTTTCTTGAAAAGAAAGGGGAGGGGCTTCATCATATGGCGTTTTCCGTAAACCGGCTTGAGGATCGTTTGATGCAACTCAAAAAGGAAGGGGTTCCGTTGATTAACGAAACGCCGGTAGACGGTGCTGCGGATCATCCGATTGCCTTTTTACATCCGAAAGGATCAAACGGTGCACTGATTGAACTGGTGGATACAGGTTCTCCTGAAGAAGATGGGGAGGGCTGA
- a CDS encoding acyl-CoA mutase large subunit family protein yields the protein MTDQDNRFREWQDLVNRQLEKRPERKSEFITSSAIPVERVYVPETIDNAYMERCGLPGLFPYTRGIRPTMYRGQFWTMRQYAGFGSARETNRRFRYLLEQGQTGLSVAFDLPTQIGYDSDDAMAMGEVGKVGVAIDTLEDMEILFDQISLKDVSTSMTINAPAAVLLAMYIAVAEKQGVDASEVRGTIQNDILKEYIARGTYIYPPKPSMRLITDIFAYCSESAPSFNTISISGYHIREAGSTAAQELAFTLSNAIAYVEAAVQAGLDVDRFAPRLAFFFNGHNEFFEEVAKFRAARRMWAGIMKERFEAKSEKSLQLRFHTQVAGSTLTAQQPENNVVRVALQALAAVLGGTQSLHTNAKDEALSLPTEESARLALRTQQIIAHETGVTDTVDPLGGSYYVEALTDAIEEQAWAYIKRIDDMGGAVEAVEAGFMQREIRRAAYDTQKAQDKGEQVVVGVNRFTEEDEAEPDVMKVDEAFVDAQVNRLNQIRAERDNKEVEASLHALMETAKGSGNLMEPILRAVKAYATLGEIANVLRDEFGEYTS from the coding sequence ATGACAGACCAGGATAACCGGTTTAGAGAGTGGCAGGATCTTGTGAATCGGCAACTTGAAAAAAGACCGGAGCGTAAAAGTGAATTTATAACATCTTCAGCGATTCCTGTTGAACGGGTGTATGTGCCGGAAACAATTGATAACGCTTACATGGAGCGTTGCGGTTTACCTGGACTGTTCCCCTACACAAGAGGAATCCGGCCCACGATGTACAGGGGACAGTTCTGGACGATGAGGCAGTACGCAGGTTTTGGTTCTGCAAGAGAGACAAACAGGCGGTTCAGGTATCTTCTTGAACAGGGCCAGACGGGACTTTCCGTTGCCTTTGACCTTCCCACGCAGATCGGCTATGACTCAGACGACGCGATGGCCATGGGAGAAGTGGGAAAAGTCGGCGTTGCGATTGATACGCTTGAAGATATGGAAATCCTGTTTGATCAGATCTCACTGAAAGATGTGAGTACCTCCATGACGATTAATGCACCTGCTGCGGTGCTCCTTGCCATGTACATCGCCGTTGCAGAGAAACAGGGCGTCGATGCTTCGGAGGTTAGGGGTACCATTCAAAATGATATTTTGAAGGAATACATCGCCAGGGGAACCTATATTTATCCTCCGAAGCCGTCGATGAGGCTCATTACGGATATCTTCGCCTATTGCAGTGAATCGGCCCCTTCCTTTAATACAATCAGCATCAGCGGCTATCATATCCGGGAAGCCGGTTCCACGGCAGCACAGGAACTGGCTTTCACCCTCTCCAATGCGATTGCCTATGTGGAAGCAGCGGTTCAGGCAGGGCTCGATGTGGACCGTTTTGCACCAAGGCTTGCTTTTTTCTTTAACGGACATAACGAATTCTTTGAGGAAGTCGCAAAATTCCGGGCTGCGAGGCGGATGTGGGCCGGAATCATGAAAGAACGTTTTGAAGCAAAATCGGAAAAAAGTCTTCAGCTGAGATTTCATACCCAGGTGGCAGGATCGACGCTCACCGCCCAGCAGCCGGAGAACAATGTGGTTCGGGTTGCCCTGCAGGCGCTCGCGGCCGTGCTCGGAGGCACTCAGAGCCTGCATACGAATGCGAAGGACGAAGCATTGTCCCTGCCAACGGAAGAATCGGCCCGACTTGCACTCCGTACCCAACAGATCATTGCCCATGAGACAGGTGTGACGGACACCGTCGATCCTTTAGGCGGTTCATACTATGTGGAAGCCTTGACGGATGCCATTGAGGAACAGGCCTGGGCGTATATCAAGCGGATTGATGACATGGGCGGAGCCGTGGAGGCCGTGGAAGCAGGGTTCATGCAGCGGGAGATTCGCCGGGCCGCTTATGACACACAAAAAGCCCAGGATAAAGGCGAACAGGTCGTGGTCGGTGTCAACCGGTTTACAGAAGAGGATGAAGCAGAGCCGGATGTTATGAAGGTGGACGAAGCCTTCGTGGATGCGCAAGTCAACAGACTCAATCAGATCAGAGCGGAGCGTGACAACAAGGAGGTTGAGGCGTCGCTTCACGCCCTCATGGAGACGGCAAAGGGAAGTGGGAATCTGATGGAGCCGATCTTGCGTGCCGTGAAGGCCTATGCAACACTTGGTGAAATTGCCAACGTGCTCCGGGATGAATTTGGTGAATACACTTCATAA
- the prli42 gene encoding stressosome-associated protein Prli42 has product MPRKYRKAVVYMMIIVMFFGTVLAGVSMY; this is encoded by the coding sequence ATGCCTCGGAAATATCGTAAAGCTGTCGTGTATATGATGATTATTGTTATGTTTTTCGGAACTGTCTTAGCCGGTGTATCCATGTACTGA
- a CDS encoding aromatic acid exporter family protein, producing MFKIGYRTLKTAIGAALAIFIAQLFQLEFFVSAGILTMLCIQKTRHKTITNSWARFVACIIGMVYAIVLFELFGYHPVSIFLLILIFIPTTLYLNVQSGIITSAVIFFHLYTLQDVSVSIIMNELGLITIGILVALIMNLYMPGKERKLEGMQRDLEGHYSTIFHEFAGYIRKGDSGWTGGEITAAERLLKDAKNLSLENLENHVLRYNDQYYHYFKMREKQLDIIERMMPLLTSIDYHVKQADMLADFMDGLADGVKPENTADRFIDQLEDLQEGFRDMALPQNRDEFEARSALLHLVHELRLYLDIKQQFKPLKSYGTLETS from the coding sequence ATGTTTAAAATCGGATACCGGACATTGAAAACCGCAATCGGTGCAGCACTGGCCATCTTTATTGCCCAACTGTTTCAACTCGAATTTTTTGTGTCGGCGGGCATTTTAACAATGCTCTGTATTCAGAAAACGCGCCACAAAACGATCACAAACTCCTGGGCCCGTTTTGTCGCATGTATCATCGGGATGGTGTACGCCATCGTTTTGTTTGAACTCTTCGGCTATCATCCGGTCTCCATTTTTCTTTTGATCCTGATTTTCATACCGACGACCCTGTATCTGAACGTTCAGAGCGGTATCATCACAAGTGCTGTTATCTTTTTTCACCTGTATACCTTGCAGGACGTATCTGTCTCAATCATCATGAATGAGCTCGGACTGATTACGATCGGGATTCTCGTTGCGCTGATTATGAATCTTTACATGCCAGGAAAAGAGAGGAAGCTTGAAGGGATGCAACGGGATCTTGAGGGGCACTACAGCACGATCTTTCACGAATTTGCAGGCTATATCCGTAAAGGGGACAGCGGATGGACAGGCGGTGAAATCACCGCGGCGGAACGTCTGTTAAAGGATGCGAAGAACCTGTCACTCGAGAACCTTGAAAATCATGTCCTCCGTTACAATGATCAGTATTATCATTATTTTAAAATGCGTGAAAAACAGCTTGATATCATCGAGCGCATGATGCCGCTTCTGACATCCATTGATTATCATGTGAAGCAGGCGGATATGCTGGCTGATTTTATGGATGGTCTTGCAGATGGTGTGAAACCCGAAAATACAGCGGACCGGTTTATTGATCAGCTCGAGGATCTTCAGGAGGGCTTTCGGGATATGGCATTGCCTCAAAACCGCGATGAATTTGAAGCCCGCTCGGCTCTGTTGCATCTTGTTCATGAGCTGAGGCTTTATCTGGATATCAAACAGCAGTTTAAACCGTTGAAATCGTATGGAACCCTTGAAACGAGCTGA
- a CDS encoding BrxA/BrxB family bacilliredoxin, translating into MFMNDVVQAARTDMDQAGYEQLTTPEEVDQALTDKGSVLVMVNSVCGCAGGIARPSAAYMKNFDVKADRYVTVFAGQDKEATEKARSYFTGYPPSSPSFALLKDGELKMMIERHEIEGHEPIQVVQKLEEGFETHFK; encoded by the coding sequence ATGTTTATGAACGATGTGGTCCAGGCTGCACGTACCGATATGGATCAAGCCGGCTATGAGCAGCTGACAACACCGGAGGAAGTCGATCAGGCACTGACTGATAAAGGATCTGTTCTTGTTATGGTCAACTCGGTCTGCGGCTGTGCCGGAGGGATTGCACGTCCTTCTGCGGCTTATATGAAGAATTTCGATGTGAAAGCAGACCGTTATGTCACGGTTTTTGCAGGGCAGGATAAAGAAGCCACGGAAAAAGCGAGAAGTTATTTCACCGGTTATCCGCCATCGTCGCCATCGTTTGCTCTCTTAAAAGACGGAGAATTAAAAATGATGATTGAGCGTCACGAAATTGAAGGACATGAGCCGATTCAGGTTGTACAAAAGCTCGAAGAAGGATTCGAAACACATTTTAAGTAA
- a CDS encoding metal ABC transporter solute-binding protein, Zn/Mn family — MKVKTKLLTAFALTGMLAACGENDEPEAVETANENNANNNGADQEQEEPLTVKTTLYPLTFFAEEIGGEFVEAETILPVGADAHTFEPSTNQMISIAEADLFLFNGAEFEGYASSIKDALEGEAVEIVEATQGMDLISFSHGISDDHDHNHDHNDEHNHDHDHNHDRNDEHNHDHDHNHDHNDDHNHDHDHNHDHNDDHNHDHDHNHDHNENHNHNEDHGHNDDHDHDHDHSHGEYDPHVWLDPVRAIDYAEAVKDALVSLMPEQEEVFAENFDNLSDELMTLDGEFSAMVDDVNHDIIVVSHAGYGYWTDRYGIQQLGVAGLSPTNEPSIQQLQTIISQMDEYGIEHVMIEPNIPTNLIETVQNETGADILRIHNLENLTDEDVENNEDYFSLMRMNIEALRTALE; from the coding sequence ATGAAAGTAAAAACAAAACTGTTGACTGCATTTGCCTTAACAGGAATGCTTGCAGCTTGTGGAGAGAATGACGAACCTGAAGCCGTTGAAACAGCAAATGAGAATAACGCCAATAACAACGGGGCTGACCAAGAACAGGAAGAACCGTTAACGGTCAAAACAACCCTGTATCCATTGACCTTTTTCGCTGAAGAAATCGGCGGGGAATTTGTTGAGGCTGAGACAATTCTTCCGGTTGGTGCAGATGCACACACGTTTGAGCCTTCAACCAACCAAATGATCAGTATCGCAGAAGCCGATCTCTTTTTGTTCAATGGCGCTGAATTTGAGGGCTATGCGTCATCCATTAAAGATGCACTTGAAGGAGAGGCCGTTGAGATTGTGGAAGCAACACAAGGCATGGACTTAATCAGTTTTAGCCACGGTATCTCAGATGATCATGATCATAACCACGATCACAACGATGAACACAATCATGATCACGACCATAACCACGATCGTAACGATGAACACAATCATGATCACGACCATAACCACGATCATAACGATGATCACAACCATGATCACGACCATAACCACGATCATAACGACGATCACAACCATGATCACGACCACAATCACGATCATAACGAGAATCATAATCACAATGAAGACCACGGTCATAACGACGATCACGATCATGACCATGATCACTCACACGGAGAATATGATCCGCACGTGTGGCTCGACCCGGTTCGTGCTATTGATTACGCTGAAGCTGTAAAAGATGCACTTGTTTCCTTGATGCCTGAACAGGAAGAAGTTTTTGCGGAGAACTTTGACAATCTCTCTGACGAGTTAATGACACTAGATGGCGAATTCTCTGCAATGGTTGACGACGTGAATCATGATATTATTGTCGTTTCACATGCAGGTTACGGCTATTGGACAGACCGTTACGGTATCCAGCAGCTCGGAGTCGCAGGTCTTTCACCAACCAACGAGCCATCGATTCAGCAACTTCAGACCATCATCAGTCAAATGGATGAATATGGTATTGAACATGTCATGATCGAACCGAATATTCCGACCAACCTGATCGAGACTGTACAGAATGAGACAGGCGCGGACATATTACGCATTCACAACCTTGAAAATCTGACGGATGAAGATGTTGAGAACAACGAAGATTACTTCTCCTTGATGCGAATGAACATTGAGGCTTTGAGAACAGCTCTTGAATAA